A region of Pseudomonas putida DNA encodes the following proteins:
- a CDS encoding FimV/HubP family polar landmark protein — MLRIRKLVLAMAAASALSSGMANALGLGELTLKSAQNQPLDAEIELLDVRDLTAAEVAPSLAPPEEFSKAGVAFPTYLEDLTFTPVINPNGKSVLRVTSSQPLPGSVVKFLVQVMWPQGRLLRDYSVLLDQAKAQGKQPAAANVAPAVTGASNYTTQRRDTLWQIAARNSQGGSIQQTMIAIQALNPDAFIGNNINQLKVGQVLRLPDQQQIQNIAQGEAVRDVAEQYAAWREGRRLGPRARQLDATRRGAAEAAPERIAQGDNLRLVSPGNRAGAGQAKALNDKLAVAQESLDTSRRDNDELKSRMADLQSQLDKLQRLIALKNDQLARLEAQGAAGKAAVAAALPGEPAPAKPAANAQPVVKPAPAAKAAPAAQPRGTFDDVLGNPWLLWLIAGSTFLVLLLLLVLLMRKRKAQEEAEKHLRMARALAEEEPVEGLEMASDSFEGLEVSAPSVTLSPAVVAASAAAAAAAEKTAAPVGDTEPQPDATAALLAEVEQSLESGRLNHAAELLETALAAEPGRDALRLKLMEVYARQGDHSAFVEQERVLPATEHNATQVEELKGRYPAMLGVAAAGVGAAALAAQMDEQYVQGLLQDQPEAPVVEDIVAEEVAEQAPEAEPEVEPEVEPELQDEPDTVAEAEPELDDIPESEIDAFTEVPSLDESDLDNAFDLSLGEDLPGEDPLAAPLLDEPVEPVLDEAVLDEPVLDEPVLDDVQVEEQPAAVEAELQAEAEAEAEAEAEADADFEAMLAQAEPQPVAGLDDFDLDVSEPVAPAVAEEAPVDVAAELAAFDSVPEFEPITELDLPSDFDLSLSLEDDSPAAKSFASELEDVNAELDKLSQNLESPSLEPHFTTEDAVAQPEPEPLDDLDFDFFSGSDEVATKLDLARAYIDMGDHQGARDILDEVVKDGDGAQRQEAETMLSRLV, encoded by the coding sequence ATGCTTCGAATTCGCAAACTGGTTCTGGCCATGGCGGCTGCCTCGGCGCTGTCGTCGGGCATGGCCAATGCGTTGGGCTTGGGGGAGCTGACCCTGAAGTCGGCACAGAATCAGCCGCTGGACGCCGAGATCGAATTGCTCGACGTACGCGACCTCACTGCCGCCGAAGTGGCGCCGAGCCTGGCGCCGCCGGAAGAGTTCAGCAAGGCGGGGGTAGCCTTTCCAACTTACCTCGAAGACCTGACGTTCACGCCGGTGATCAACCCCAACGGCAAGAGCGTGCTGCGCGTCACGTCCAGCCAACCGCTGCCGGGGTCCGTGGTCAAATTCCTGGTGCAGGTGATGTGGCCGCAGGGGCGGCTGCTGCGTGACTACAGCGTGCTGCTTGACCAGGCCAAGGCTCAGGGCAAGCAACCTGCGGCGGCCAATGTCGCACCGGCTGTGACGGGCGCGAGCAACTACACCACCCAGCGTCGCGACACCTTGTGGCAAATTGCTGCGCGCAACAGCCAGGGCGGCTCGATTCAGCAAACCATGATCGCGATCCAGGCGTTGAACCCGGACGCTTTCATTGGCAACAACATCAACCAGTTGAAGGTTGGCCAGGTACTGCGCCTGCCCGATCAGCAACAGATCCAGAACATTGCCCAGGGCGAGGCGGTTCGCGACGTGGCCGAGCAGTATGCGGCCTGGCGTGAAGGCCGGCGCCTGGGGCCGCGTGCCCGCCAGCTCGACGCCACCCGCCGCGGTGCCGCCGAGGCGGCGCCGGAGCGCATTGCCCAAGGTGACAACCTGCGCCTGGTCAGCCCCGGCAACCGGGCGGGTGCTGGGCAGGCCAAGGCGCTCAACGACAAGCTGGCCGTGGCCCAGGAAAGCCTCGACACCAGCCGCCGCGACAACGATGAGCTCAAGAGCCGCATGGCCGACCTGCAGAGCCAGCTGGACAAGCTGCAGCGTCTGATCGCGTTGAAAAACGACCAACTGGCCCGGCTTGAAGCCCAGGGCGCAGCCGGCAAGGCAGCGGTCGCCGCTGCACTGCCAGGCGAGCCTGCGCCGGCTAAACCTGCGGCAAATGCTCAGCCTGTGGTGAAGCCTGCGCCGGCCGCCAAGGCGGCACCCGCCGCCCAGCCGCGTGGCACCTTTGACGATGTGCTCGGCAACCCCTGGCTGCTGTGGCTGATCGCAGGGTCTACGTTCCTCGTGCTACTGCTTTTGCTGGTGTTGCTGATGCGCAAGCGCAAGGCCCAGGAAGAGGCAGAGAAACACCTGCGCATGGCGCGGGCCTTGGCTGAAGAAGAGCCGGTCGAGGGGCTGGAGATGGCCTCCGACAGCTTTGAAGGGCTGGAGGTCTCGGCGCCGAGCGTAACGCTGTCGCCAGCAGTAGTCGCGGCCTCTGCCGCCGCCGCCGCTGCCGCGGAAAAAACCGCAGCGCCGGTCGGCGACACAGAGCCTCAGCCAGATGCCACCGCCGCGCTGTTGGCGGAAGTCGAGCAGAGCCTGGAGAGTGGTCGTCTGAATCATGCCGCCGAGTTGCTCGAAACAGCGCTCGCTGCAGAACCCGGTCGTGACGCGCTGCGCCTGAAGCTGATGGAAGTGTATGCCCGCCAGGGTGATCACAGTGCTTTCGTCGAGCAGGAGCGCGTCCTGCCGGCCACCGAGCACAACGCCACGCAGGTCGAGGAGCTCAAAGGGCGCTACCCAGCCATGCTGGGTGTGGCCGCCGCCGGTGTGGGCGCGGCAGCGCTGGCTGCTCAGATGGATGAGCAGTACGTGCAGGGTCTGCTGCAGGATCAGCCTGAGGCACCGGTGGTTGAAGACATCGTTGCCGAGGAAGTGGCAGAGCAAGCGCCTGAGGCCGAGCCAGAAGTTGAACCAGAAGTTGAACCAGAGTTGCAGGATGAGCCCGACACTGTCGCAGAGGCAGAACCCGAGCTGGATGACATCCCCGAGTCTGAAATCGACGCCTTCACCGAGGTTCCGTCGCTTGATGAGTCGGACTTGGACAACGCCTTCGATCTGAGCCTGGGTGAAGACCTGCCTGGCGAAGATCCGCTGGCAGCACCGCTGCTGGACGAGCCAGTCGAGCCAGTATTGGACGAGGCTGTGCTGGATGAACCGGTACTGGATGAACCCGTACTGGACGATGTGCAGGTAGAGGAACAGCCGGCAGCCGTGGAGGCTGAGCTGCAAGCCGAAGCTGAAGCAGAAGCAGAAGCAGAAGCAGAAGCCGATGCCGATTTCGAGGCGATGCTGGCGCAGGCTGAGCCACAGCCGGTGGCGGGCCTGGACGATTTCGACCTTGATGTCAGCGAGCCGGTTGCCCCGGCTGTCGCCGAAGAGGCGCCGGTAGATGTCGCCGCTGAACTGGCAGCCTTCGACAGCGTGCCGGAGTTCGAGCCGATCACCGAGCTCGACCTGCCGTCGGATTTCGATCTGTCGCTGTCGCTGGAAGACGATTCGCCGGCTGCCAAGAGCTTCGCTTCGGAGCTGGAGGACGTCAACGCGGAACTGGACAAGCTGTCGCAGAACCTCGAATCGCCTTCGCTGGAACCGCACTTCACCACTGAAGATGCAGTTGCGCAGCCCGAACCCGAGCCTCTGGACGACCTGGACTTCGACTTCTTCTCTGGCAGTGATGAAGTGGCCACCAAGCTCGATCTGGCACGTGCCTACATTGACATGGGGGATCACCAGGGGGCGCGGGACATCCTTGATGAAGTGGTCAAGGACGGTGACGGGGCCCAGCGTCAGGAAGCCGAGACGATGCTGTCGCGGCTGGTCTGA
- the truA gene encoding tRNA pseudouridine(38-40) synthase TruA: MLLDIIDTAAESAAEGYSRIALGVEYKGSRYRGWQRQASGVPSVQQALEQALSKVANEPITVICAGRTDAGVHGCGQIVHFDTRAIRDERAWTLGTNFNLPHDISVVWSRPMPADFHARFKATARRYRYVIYNDPIRPAHLAEEVTWNHRPLDVERMAEAAGFLLGTHDFSAFRASQCQAKSPIKHIHHLRVTRHGQMIVLDVRATAFLHHMVRNIAGVLMTIGAGERPASWAREVLEGRNRREGGVTAHPYGLYLVQVEYPDTFQLPQRYIGPHFLTGYEALAD, from the coding sequence ATGCTCTTGGACATCATCGACACCGCCGCCGAATCTGCGGCTGAAGGCTACTCTCGCATCGCCCTGGGCGTGGAATACAAAGGCTCGCGCTATCGCGGCTGGCAGCGCCAGGCCAGCGGTGTGCCCAGTGTCCAGCAAGCCCTCGAGCAGGCGTTGTCGAAGGTGGCGAACGAGCCCATCACCGTGATCTGCGCCGGGCGCACCGATGCCGGGGTGCACGGCTGCGGGCAGATCGTGCACTTCGATACCCGCGCCATACGCGACGAGCGCGCCTGGACCCTGGGTACCAATTTCAACCTGCCTCACGACATCAGCGTGGTCTGGTCGCGCCCGATGCCGGCGGACTTCCATGCCCGCTTCAAGGCCACGGCCCGGCGTTACCGCTACGTTATCTACAACGACCCGATCCGCCCTGCGCATCTGGCCGAGGAAGTGACCTGGAACCACCGTCCGCTGGATGTCGAGCGCATGGCCGAAGCGGCCGGGTTTCTGCTGGGTACCCACGATTTCAGCGCCTTCCGCGCCAGCCAGTGCCAGGCCAAGTCGCCGATCAAGCACATCCATCACCTGCGCGTCACCCGCCATGGCCAGATGATCGTGCTGGACGTACGTGCCACGGCGTTCCTGCACCACATGGTGCGTAACATCGCCGGTGTATTGATGACCATCGGCGCTGGCGAGCGCCCAGCGAGCTGGGCGCGGGAAGTGCTGGAGGGGCGTAACCGTCGCGAAGGCGGAGTGACCGCGCACCCGTACGGCTTGTACCTGGTGCAGGTGGAATACCCCGACACCTTCCAACTGCCCCAGCGTTACATCGGCCCACACTTTTTGACCGGCTATGAGGCATTGGCTGACTGA
- a CDS encoding aspartate-semialdehyde dehydrogenase has protein sequence MNPSIDIAVVGATGSVGETLVQILEELAFPVATLHLLASMESAGSSVMFAGKKLKVREVDSFDFAQVKLAFFAAGAAVSRSFASKALQAGCTVIDLSAGLDDALALVPEANAERLAGLALPARIASPSSAAVALAVALAPLKGLLDIERVQVMASLAVSAQGREAVSELARQTAELLNARPLEPRFFDRQVAFNLLAQVGAADEQGHTALERRLVSELRVLLGQPELKISVSCVQVPVFFGDSFSVAVQSRRPVDLAAVNQALESADSVELVERDDYPTPVGDAVGQDVVYVGRVRHGVDEDQQLNLWLTTDNLRKGAALNAVQVAQLLIKHMP, from the coding sequence ATGAACCCTTCTATCGATATCGCCGTCGTCGGCGCCACCGGCAGCGTCGGTGAAACCCTTGTACAGATTCTCGAAGAACTGGCGTTCCCGGTCGCCACCTTGCACCTTTTGGCCAGCATGGAATCTGCGGGCAGCAGCGTGATGTTTGCCGGCAAGAAGCTCAAGGTTCGCGAAGTGGACAGCTTCGATTTCGCCCAGGTCAAACTGGCGTTCTTCGCCGCTGGCGCCGCGGTCAGCCGCAGCTTCGCCAGCAAGGCCCTGCAGGCTGGCTGCACGGTCATCGACCTGTCCGCCGGCCTGGACGATGCCCTTGCCCTGGTCCCTGAGGCCAACGCCGAACGCCTTGCCGGCCTGGCGCTGCCCGCGCGCATTGCCAGCCCCAGTTCCGCCGCCGTCGCGCTGGCCGTTGCGCTGGCGCCGCTCAAAGGCCTGCTGGACATCGAACGGGTCCAGGTGATGGCCTCGCTGGCGGTTTCGGCGCAGGGGCGCGAAGCGGTCAGCGAGCTGGCCCGCCAGACCGCCGAGCTGCTCAACGCCCGCCCACTTGAGCCGCGCTTCTTTGACCGCCAGGTAGCCTTCAACCTGCTGGCCCAGGTCGGCGCCGCCGACGAACAGGGCCATACCGCGCTGGAGCGGCGCCTGGTCAGCGAGTTGCGGGTGCTGCTTGGCCAGCCTGAACTGAAGATTTCCGTGAGCTGCGTTCAAGTACCGGTGTTTTTCGGCGATAGCTTCAGTGTGGCTGTGCAAAGCCGTCGCCCGGTCGACCTGGCAGCGGTCAATCAGGCCCTTGAGTCTGCCGACAGTGTCGAACTGGTGGAACGCGACGATTATCCGACGCCGGTTGGTGACGCAGTGGGCCAAGACGTGGTCTATGTTGGTCGTGTACGCCATGGTGTCGATGAAGACCAGCAGCTCAACCTCTGGCTGACCACCGACAACCTGCGCAAAGGCGCCGCGCTCAATGCTGTGCAGGTGGCGCAATTGTTGATTAAACACATGCCGTAA